Genomic segment of Candidatus Rokuibacteriota bacterium:
CCAGGTGGAGACCGTCGCGACCGAGATCGGCCGGGCCATGGACCGCTACAAGGTGGTGGTCAACAAGTCCACCGTGCCCGTCGGCACGGGCGAGCTCGTGCGGGAAACCATCGCGCGCAGCCAGCCGAGGCCCGTGGACTTCGACGTGGTGTCGAATCCTGAGTTCCTGCGCGAGGGCTCCGCCATCGAGGACACCTTGCGCCCGGACCGCATCGTGATCGGAGCGCCGACGCAGCAGGTGGCCATGACCCTCGTGGAGCTCTACGCTCCGCTCGAGCGTCCCATGATCATCACCGACCTGCCTTCGGCGGAGGTGATCAAGTACGCCTCCAACGCCTTCCTGGCGGCGAAGATCTCCTTCATCAACGCGATCGCCAACATCTGCGAGGCCGCCGGCGCGGACGTGGGCCAGGTGACGAAGGGCATGGGGCTCGACTCGCGGATCGGCCCGGCCTTCCTCCAGGCGGGGCTGGGCTACGGCGGCTCGTGCTTCCCCAAGGACGTGGCCTCGCTGATCCACACCGCGGGCCGCCCCGGCTACGACTTCAAGCTGCTGAGGTCGGTGGTCGAGATCAACCGGGAGCGCGCCGCGCTCCTGCTCGAGGCGATGCGCAAGGCCCTGGGCCCCATCGACAGCCAGACCGTCGCGGTCCTCGGGCTGGCCTTCAAGCCCAACACGGACGACATGCGCGAGGCCCGGAGCGTGGAGGTCATCGGGCTGCTCCGGGGGGCCGGCGCCGCCGTGAGGGCCTACGATCCTGTGGCCACGGACAACGCGCGCCCGCTTCTCCCGGCGGACGTCACCTTCTGCGCCTCACCCTACGAGGCGGCCGACGGGGCCGACGCCCTGGTCCTCGTCACCGAGTGGAACGAGTTCAGGTTCCTGAACCTGGAGCGCCTGCGCGCCGCGCTCCGCCGTCCCGTCATCTTCGACGGGCGCAATCTCTGGGAGCCCGAGCGTATGCGGCGGCTGGGCTTCGAGTACCACTCCGTCGGGCGCAAGCCCGTGCTGCCGTCCTGAGGGAAGCTGGCGTGAGGGCCCTGGTCACCGGCGGCGCGGGGGATGTCCACAGGGGCTGGGCACCCGGACTGGCGCCCGCCCAGCCCCGCCGGAACTCCCCACCGCCGACGGTCCCTCGCGCGATCTCAGGCGTTGTCACCCGGCATGGGCACCCGGGCTGCCGCCCGCCCGTGCCTGCGATGGGTCACCCGGCGTGAGGGTCCTGGTCACCGGCGGCGCGGGGTTCATCGGGTCGCATCTCTGCGACTTCCTGCTCGCCAGGGGGTGCGAGGTTCTCTGCGTCGACAACCTCCTGACGGGCACTGTGGACAACATCGCGCATATCCGTGACGGGCGCTTCCTCTTCGTCAAGCACGACGTGACCAACTACATCGTGGTGGACGGGCCGCTCGACTACGTGCTCCACGTCGCGAGCCCCGCCTCCCCCATCGATTACCTCGAGCTGCCCATCCAGACGCTCAAGGTCGGCGCGCTGGGCACCCACAAGGCGCTCGGGCTGGCGAAGGCGCGGCAGGCGAAGTTCCTCCTGGCGTCCACCTCCGAGGTCTACGGGGACCCGTTGGTGCACCCGCAGCGAGAGGACTACTGGGGAAACGTGAACCCGGTGGGACCGCGCGGCGTGTACGACGAGGCGAAGCGCTTCGCCGAGGCGATGACCATGGCCTACCATCGCTTCCACGCAGTGGACACACGCATCGTGCGCATCTTCAACACCTACGGCCCCCGCATGCGGCTCACCGACGGCCGGGCCGTTCCCACCTTCATCCGCCAGGCGCTGCGCAACGAGCCGCTCACGGTGAACGGGGATGGCTCGCAGACCCGGTCGTTCACGTACGTCTCGGACCTCGTGGAAGGGATCTGGCGGCTCATGAGCGCGCCGGTGAACGAGCCCGTGAACATCGGGAACCCGCGCGAGATGACGCTCCTCGAGCTGGCAAAGACCATCCTCCGGCTGTCGGGCTCCAGGAGCGAGATCGTCTTCACCCCCTTGCCCGTGGACGACCCGAAGGTGCGGCAGCCGGACATCGCCAGGGCGCGGCGGCTCCTGGGCTGGGAGCCGGTCGTCGCGGTGGAGGACGGGCTCCGGGAGACGATCGAGTGGTACCGGGGCCGTGGGCAGCAGTCGTGACGATGCAGCCGGCGGCGGGTCCAACGGCTTGAAGATCCTCGTCACGGGCGGCGCGGGATCACCAAGGCACGGGCACCCGGGCTGTCGCCCGCCCGTGCCGGCGGCGGACCCAGCGCGTTGAAGATCCTCGTCACGGGCGGCGCGGGGTTCATCGGCTCGCATGTGGTGGATGCGTTCGTGCGGGCGGGGCACACGGTGACGGTGGTGGACAATCTCGCCACGGGCAGCCTGGCCTGGGTGAACCCCGGAGCCGCGTTCCGCCGTCTCGATCTGCGGAGCGCGCGCTTGGGCGATCTCTTCGAGGCCGAGCGTCCCGAGGTGGTCGCCCATCTGGCGGCCCAGGCGGCGGTGAGCCGGTCCGTCGCGGATCCGGCGTTCGACGCCAGCGTGAACATCCTGGGCGGCCTCAACCTGCTGGACTGCTGCCGCCGGGTCGGCGTTCGACGCATCATCTACTCGTCCAGCGGAGGCGCAGGCTACGGGGACACCGACGTGATCCCGACGCCGGAGGGGCACCCCCTCGTGCCTGCCTCCCCCTACGGCATCGCCAAGGTGGCGATGGAGCATTACCTGACCGCCCTGGGCAGCATCCACGGCATCAGCGGCGTCTCCCTGCGGTACGCCAACGTCTACGGGCCGCGCCAGAACCCCGCAG
This window contains:
- a CDS encoding SDR family oxidoreductase yields the protein MRVLVTGGAGFIGSHLCDFLLARGCEVLCVDNLLTGTVDNIAHIRDGRFLFVKHDVTNYIVVDGPLDYVLHVASPASPIDYLELPIQTLKVGALGTHKALGLAKARQAKFLLASTSEVYGDPLVHPQREDYWGNVNPVGPRGVYDEAKRFAEAMTMAYHRFHAVDTRIVRIFNTYGPRMRLTDGRAVPTFIRQALRNEPLTVNGDGSQTRSFTYVSDLVEGIWRLMSAPVNEPVNIGNPREMTLLELAKTILRLSGSRSEIVFTPLPVDDPKVRQPDIARARRLLGWEPVVAVEDGLRETIEWYRGRGQQS
- a CDS encoding UDP-glucose/GDP-mannose dehydrogenase family protein, whose protein sequence is MNICVVGTGYVGLVTGAVFADLGNDVVCVDKVAGKIEGLQAGRMPIYEPGLEEMVARNLSDGRLAFTVDLPAAVRQADVIFIAVGTPSQDNGETDLSQVETVATEIGRAMDRYKVVVNKSTVPVGTGELVRETIARSQPRPVDFDVVSNPEFLREGSAIEDTLRPDRIVIGAPTQQVAMTLVELYAPLERPMIITDLPSAEVIKYASNAFLAAKISFINAIANICEAAGADVGQVTKGMGLDSRIGPAFLQAGLGYGGSCFPKDVASLIHTAGRPGYDFKLLRSVVEINRERAALLLEAMRKALGPIDSQTVAVLGLAFKPNTDDMREARSVEVIGLLRGAGAAVRAYDPVATDNARPLLPADVTFCASPYEAADGADALVLVTEWNEFRFLNLERLRAALRRPVIFDGRNLWEPERMRRLGFEYHSVGRKPVLPS
- a CDS encoding NAD-dependent epimerase/dehydratase family protein encodes the protein MKILVTGGAGFIGSHVVDAFVRAGHTVTVVDNLATGSLAWVNPGAAFRRLDLRSARLGDLFEAERPEVVAHLAAQAAVSRSVADPAFDASVNILGGLNLLDCCRRVGVRRIIYSSSGGAGYGDTDVIPTPEGHPLVPASPYGIAKVAMEHYLTALGSIHGISGVSLRYANVYGPRQNPAGEAGVVAIFSHRLLTGQGPVINGDGEQTRDYVFVEDVADANLRALERATVTGGINIGTGVETSVNDLYARLARVAGGTTPAAHGPARPGEQRRSCLDPGLAARALGWRPTVSLDEGLARTFESFKKEFRP